A region from the Salidesulfovibrio onnuriiensis genome encodes:
- a CDS encoding cytochrome c3 family protein, protein MDFKAIIQLKRENPNPTCEDFDIAKTTSPDNSNHCCTGRNCSYWLPHPAAIKCPPRTPSSCQQGGNVIFTHEKHSQNYQLPCEQCHHYTAADKTDPPQCGSCHPAIFDKQYVSMHKSQFTDEAYCNACHHNSETSAFDHEAHLEYADEDCQACHHDTKIETQPSNCSDCHEHKSDVGMPNLREAAHARCSNCHEDMFNEGIKGCSQCHVRKTQPLTRPEYEKPCSDCHERPVNALIPNRTNAFHGQCRGCHRTTGKGPYGNDFCYHCHIK, encoded by the coding sequence GTGGACTTTAAAGCGATTATTCAGCTAAAAAGGGAGAATCCAAATCCAACCTGCGAGGACTTCGACATTGCGAAAACGACTTCTCCCGATAACAGTAATCACTGTTGCACTGGCCGCAATTGCAGTTACTGGCTACCTCATCCCGCAGCCATCAAATGCCCTCCCCGTACGCCTTCTTCTTGTCAACAAGGGGGCAATGTCATTTTCACTCACGAGAAACACAGCCAAAACTACCAGCTCCCCTGCGAGCAATGTCATCACTACACTGCCGCTGACAAGACAGATCCTCCCCAATGCGGATCCTGCCATCCGGCCATTTTCGACAAGCAATACGTGTCCATGCACAAAAGCCAATTTACGGACGAAGCATACTGTAATGCATGTCACCACAATTCCGAAACGTCTGCGTTCGACCATGAGGCGCATCTTGAATATGCGGATGAAGACTGTCAGGCCTGCCACCATGACACGAAAATCGAAACCCAGCCCTCCAACTGCTCCGACTGCCACGAACACAAGAGCGATGTGGGCATGCCAAATCTTCGCGAAGCGGCCCATGCGCGCTGCAGCAATTGCCACGAGGATATGTTCAATGAAGGCATCAAGGGCTGTTCCCAGTGCCATGTCCGAAAAACACAGCCGCTGACCAGACCCGAATATGAAAAGCCCTGTTCCGATTGCCACGAACGCCCGGTCAACGCCCTGATTCCCAACCGCACCAATGCGTTCCACGGACAATGCCGCGGCTGCCACCGGACGACGGGCAAGGGCCCTTACGGCAACGACTTCTGCTACCACTGCCACATCAAATAA
- a CDS encoding alkaline phosphatase: MRMFLAALMAVTMMLTGCSQQQQKAEAAAPVKQSAKYVFFFIGDGMGLPQRAATAAFLGRDLHIDKMPAQGITTTYANDRFITGSAASATALASGQKTNINYIGVDPNLKAVKTVAEIAKEQGKKVGIVSSVSIDHATPAAFYAHVKTRKMYHEIDHALANSGFDFFGGGGMVDPMGKKSKKPLGDALEQARTNGYKIIDNKAAFMALKPGDGKVLAWNSWLQDAQAMPYAMDMTDKDITLPEFTAKAIEMLDNDKGFFLMVEGGKIDWACHANDAAASLKNTIAFDDSVKVALDFYSKHPKETLIVVTGDHECGGLTVGFAGTVYDSNFNMLNGQKVSFQKLSDEIMKNFKAKNGSFEDMKPLITEYFGFKFEGDPKTDKQVLQPFEVDMIRAAFERSMAGETEGSNNQETYLLYGGYEPLAVTLTHVLNNKAGLGWTSYSHTGVPVSTSAVGVASEVFNGSYDNTDIGLKIMAVLGEQPKVQHVN, encoded by the coding sequence ATGCGAATGTTTCTTGCCGCGCTCATGGCTGTGACCATGATGCTGACCGGCTGTAGCCAGCAACAGCAGAAGGCGGAGGCAGCCGCCCCGGTAAAGCAGTCTGCGAAGTATGTGTTCTTTTTCATTGGCGACGGCATGGGCCTGCCGCAGCGCGCCGCCACCGCCGCGTTCCTCGGTCGAGATCTGCATATCGACAAGATGCCTGCCCAGGGTATTACCACCACCTATGCCAACGACCGTTTCATCACCGGTTCCGCCGCATCCGCCACGGCACTGGCCAGCGGCCAGAAGACCAATATCAACTATATAGGCGTTGATCCCAATCTGAAGGCGGTGAAGACCGTGGCCGAGATCGCCAAGGAGCAGGGCAAGAAGGTCGGCATCGTTTCCAGTGTTTCCATCGACCACGCCACCCCGGCCGCGTTCTATGCGCATGTCAAGACCCGCAAGATGTACCATGAGATCGACCATGCGCTGGCCAACAGCGGTTTCGATTTCTTCGGCGGCGGCGGAATGGTCGACCCCATGGGCAAGAAATCCAAGAAGCCTCTTGGCGATGCCCTGGAGCAGGCCAGGACGAACGGCTACAAGATCATCGACAACAAGGCAGCCTTCATGGCTTTGAAGCCGGGTGACGGCAAGGTGCTTGCCTGGAACTCCTGGCTTCAGGATGCGCAGGCCATGCCGTACGCCATGGACATGACCGACAAGGATATCACCCTGCCCGAGTTTACGGCCAAGGCCATTGAAATGCTGGACAACGACAAGGGATTTTTCCTGATGGTCGAGGGTGGCAAGATCGACTGGGCGTGCCACGCCAACGATGCCGCCGCTTCCCTGAAGAACACCATCGCCTTTGACGACTCCGTGAAAGTGGCTCTGGATTTTTACAGCAAGCATCCCAAGGAAACCCTGATCGTGGTCACCGGAGACCACGAGTGCGGCGGCCTGACCGTCGGCTTTGCCGGCACCGTGTATGACAGCAACTTCAACATGCTGAACGGTCAGAAGGTTTCCTTCCAGAAATTATCCGACGAAATCATGAAGAACTTCAAGGCGAAAAATGGTTCCTTTGAAGACATGAAGCCTTTGATCACCGAATACTTCGGCTTCAAGTTCGAGGGCGATCCCAAGACCGACAAGCAGGTGCTGCAGCCCTTTGAAGTGGACATGATTCGTGCCGCCTTCGAGCGCAGCATGGCGGGCGAGACCGAGGGCTCGAACAACCAGGAAACCTATCTGCTCTACGGTGGGTACGAGCCTTTGGCTGTAACCCTGACCCATGTGCTGAACAACAAGGCCGGCCTGGGCTGGACTTCCTACAGCCACACCGGCGTTCCGGTTTCCACCTCCGCCGTCGGCGTTGCCTCCGAGGTCTTCAACGGCAGCTACGACAACACCGACATTGGCCTGAAGATCATGGCTGTCCTGGGCGAACAGCCCAAGGTGCAGCATGTCAATTAA
- a CDS encoding YibE/F family protein: MKELFVANKRNIVLVSVFCLLTIALYLLPTGFEGHVKGDSIRCRARVLEVDNSRLHTYGMVRKGEQGVSLEMLNGPFKGERFDGHNQLLGQMDRDKLFRVGDTALAVLGIGPQGELLTVNPVAHYRLDLELLLLGLFAVLLVLFGGWVGAKALLSFLFTALAIWKVLIPLLLKGADPILLSLGVVACLCGAIIFLVAGITRTGVVAFLGAFLGVFSSCLMAMFFTGKFHVHGAVMPFAETLLYSGYGHLDLAGIYIAAVFIASSGAVMDLAMDVAASMGEVVSKKPDITRAEAFGSGLRVGRAVVGTMTTTLLLAYSGGFITLLMAFMAQGIPLANTFNFIYVAAEVLKTLVGSFGLVLVAPFSALVGAVLFTRKRETVPLGESATEQL; the protein is encoded by the coding sequence ATGAAAGAACTGTTTGTTGCCAACAAGAGAAACATTGTTCTTGTCAGTGTGTTTTGTCTGCTCACCATTGCTTTGTATTTGCTGCCCACCGGGTTCGAAGGGCACGTCAAAGGCGATTCCATCCGTTGCAGGGCCCGGGTTTTGGAGGTCGATAATTCGCGCCTTCATACCTATGGCATGGTCCGCAAGGGCGAGCAGGGCGTTTCCCTGGAAATGCTGAACGGCCCGTTTAAGGGAGAGCGTTTTGACGGCCACAACCAATTGCTCGGCCAGATGGACAGGGACAAGCTGTTTCGTGTGGGCGATACGGCATTGGCCGTTCTGGGGATTGGGCCGCAGGGGGAATTGCTGACCGTGAATCCCGTGGCGCATTATCGTCTGGATTTGGAATTGCTGCTTTTGGGGCTGTTTGCCGTTCTGCTGGTGCTGTTCGGAGGCTGGGTCGGGGCCAAGGCGCTTCTGTCCTTCCTGTTCACCGCCTTGGCCATCTGGAAGGTGTTGATTCCCCTGCTGCTCAAGGGCGCGGATCCCATTTTGCTGTCCCTCGGCGTTGTGGCCTGTTTGTGCGGGGCGATCATTTTTCTGGTGGCGGGAATCACCCGCACTGGCGTGGTCGCTTTTCTCGGGGCCTTTCTTGGGGTGTTCAGCAGTTGTCTTATGGCCATGTTCTTTACCGGAAAATTTCATGTGCACGGAGCGGTGATGCCCTTTGCCGAAACCTTGCTGTATTCAGGGTACGGCCATCTGGATCTTGCCGGGATTTACATAGCCGCGGTGTTCATTGCCTCGTCCGGGGCGGTCATGGACCTGGCCATGGACGTGGCCGCCAGCATGGGCGAGGTGGTGAGCAAGAAACCCGACATCACCCGGGCAGAGGCCTTCGGATCCGGACTGCGTGTGGGCCGGGCCGTTGTGGGCACCATGACCACCACGCTGCTGCTCGCCTATTCCGGCGGGTTCATCACCTTGCTCATGGCTTTCATGGCCCAGGGGATTCCCTTGGCCAATACCTTCAATTTCATTTATGTGGCGGCAGAGGTGCTTAAGACGCTGGTGGGCAGTTTCGGATTGGTGCTGGTGGCTCCGTTCAGCGCTCTGGTCGGGGCGGTCCTGTTCACCCGGAAGCGGGAAACGGTTCCCCTGGGGGAGTCAGCGACCGAACAGCTTTGA
- a CDS encoding potassium:proton antiporter — MLLLLCYFAWGCCLAALAYQGFLYLIQGSWPSLTVADAAVNIMGLDLLDAIRHLSFEWAAKLAYVCMTTDLSLAFWWTGVFFCLAAAVSKLFGR, encoded by the coding sequence ATGCTGCTCTTGCTCTGCTATTTTGCCTGGGGTTGCTGCCTCGCGGCACTGGCTTACCAAGGATTCCTGTATCTCATTCAAGGCTCCTGGCCTTCCTTGACCGTGGCGGACGCCGCCGTAAACATCATGGGCCTGGATCTGCTCGACGCCATACGACACCTATCCTTTGAATGGGCGGCCAAGCTCGCCTATGTCTGCATGACCACGGATCTGAGCCTCGCCTTCTGGTGGACAGGAGTCTTCTTCTGCCTGGCCGCAGCCGTCTCAAAGCTGTTCGGTCGCTGA
- a CDS encoding PilZ domain-containing protein, with translation MSISIGDKVLMQYSTLGDKWLCVVTEVRENESLTVCSHLSEKIVQHLKRHNTALIRFVSEGRLWGYKTRVLGDFAVGDELVRLAYPKDAVSMENRSEPRCQCCFPAMLDIGGELYEAHVADMSHSAFRIRLQDASVAFNGSMEGIDAQLEFFIFEPANAYKVRCRLLKTFMKDHEKFAVLEIQDGEDIKNKIACYVEGLCRGGFLSRF, from the coding sequence ATGAGCATCTCGATTGGCGACAAGGTCTTGATGCAATATTCCACGCTGGGAGACAAGTGGCTCTGTGTGGTTACCGAGGTGCGCGAGAACGAGAGCCTGACGGTTTGTTCCCATTTGTCCGAGAAAATCGTGCAGCATCTGAAGCGGCACAATACAGCCCTTATCCGGTTCGTCTCCGAAGGCAGGCTCTGGGGGTACAAGACCCGTGTGCTCGGCGATTTTGCCGTCGGGGACGAACTGGTGCGGCTTGCCTACCCCAAGGACGCGGTGTCCATGGAGAACCGCAGTGAGCCCCGTTGTCAATGCTGTTTCCCGGCCATGCTCGATATCGGGGGCGAGTTGTACGAGGCGCATGTGGCCGACATGTCGCACAGCGCCTTTCGCATCCGCCTCCAGGACGCCTCCGTGGCCTTCAACGGCAGCATGGAGGGGATCGACGCGCAGCTGGAATTCTTCATTTTCGAGCCTGCCAATGCCTACAAGGTCAGATGCCGGTTGCTCAAGACGTTTATGAAAGACCATGAAAAATTCGCCGTCCTGGAAATCCAGGACGGCGAGGATATAAAGAACAAGATTGCCTGCTATGTCGAAGGATTATGCCGGGGCGGCTTTCTCAGTCGTTTTTGA
- a CDS encoding NAD(P)/FAD-dependent oxidoreductase has product MTDIQLYDVVILGSGPAGIQAAIHASRKKAKTLMLGRPTNSSLYWAHIENYCCMFQVTGEEILHIGREQAKKSGAEFMDEDVLKVEHNGQWYELLTEGEHLIRTRTLIIATGTTRNKLGIPGEKQLLGKGVSYCVDCDAGFFRNETVVVVGSQSAAAGGSLTLAEYASTVHLVCEKLDVAPSLRARIEAKGIIVHEGRKPTEIRGENAVESITLDNGESIEAAGIFIELGAKGVLELASTLGIQLDENMRYVEVDRKLSTNVAGVYAAGDITGPPLQMAKAVGEGCVAGIEAATYAKKLKND; this is encoded by the coding sequence ATGACCGATATACAACTCTATGACGTCGTCATTCTCGGCTCCGGCCCCGCGGGCATCCAGGCCGCCATCCATGCCTCCCGGAAAAAGGCCAAAACCCTTATGCTCGGCAGGCCGACTAACAGCAGCCTGTACTGGGCGCATATCGAAAACTATTGCTGCATGTTCCAGGTGACCGGCGAGGAAATCCTGCACATCGGCCGTGAGCAGGCAAAGAAATCCGGCGCGGAATTCATGGACGAAGACGTGCTCAAGGTGGAGCACAACGGTCAGTGGTATGAACTGCTCACCGAAGGGGAACACCTCATACGCACCAGGACGCTGATTATCGCCACCGGGACCACCCGCAACAAACTCGGAATTCCCGGGGAAAAGCAACTGCTGGGAAAAGGGGTCAGCTACTGCGTGGACTGCGACGCCGGCTTCTTCCGCAACGAAACCGTGGTCGTGGTGGGCAGTCAAAGCGCTGCGGCAGGCGGCAGCCTGACCTTGGCCGAGTATGCCTCAACGGTCCACCTGGTCTGCGAAAAGCTTGATGTGGCCCCCTCCCTGCGGGCGAGGATCGAGGCAAAGGGAATCATCGTGCACGAAGGCAGAAAGCCCACGGAAATCCGGGGAGAAAACGCCGTCGAATCCATCACGCTGGATAACGGCGAATCCATTGAAGCGGCAGGGATATTCATAGAACTGGGGGCGAAAGGAGTCCTGGAACTGGCCAGCACTCTGGGAATCCAGCTCGACGAGAACATGCGCTATGTGGAGGTGGACCGGAAGCTGAGCACCAACGTGGCCGGAGTCTATGCCGCCGGAGACATCACCGGCCCGCCGCTCCAGATGGCCAAGGCCGTGGGCGAGGGCTGCGTGGCCGGTATCGAAGCCGCCACCTATGCCAAAAAACTCAAAAACGACTGA
- a CDS encoding tetratricopeptide repeat protein, translating to MRNDISKASPAFGAFKHVVILTDVEVHARRDGETIKRFGADIIRTFSSGTEAIDYLSEYSVDLVLCDSSLTDMTGIKFTQLVRKNMSRKPLPIIMVTLENKKDHVLDAIASGCIGYVLRPYSLETFEKYLTLARQLDNYPEIEELELQEAKDMVSRGDFDDAIEAFEELISYQDEAQKYYDMGCKFLIQQKYGKAIVSFKKAVKINDLFAEAYKGLADAYKGKGDNDSCKYYLKKAADVYAQFDRLEETKEVFIEILKYDSDVPNPFNSLGVKLRKHGDYPGALHAYKQALELTPHDENIYYNMGKAYYFMGKKEEAADNADLALRLNANFTEAAKLYQRVHGRPWAPAAGKPAPPRPADSTGPKSAKDI from the coding sequence ATGCGTAACGACATTTCAAAAGCCAGCCCGGCCTTCGGCGCTTTCAAACACGTTGTCATCCTCACGGACGTGGAGGTGCATGCACGCCGTGACGGTGAAACCATCAAGCGTTTCGGGGCCGACATCATCCGGACCTTCTCCTCCGGGACCGAGGCCATAGACTATCTTTCCGAATATTCCGTGGATCTTGTCCTGTGCGACAGCTCCCTGACCGACATGACCGGCATCAAGTTCACCCAGCTCGTGCGCAAGAACATGAGCAGAAAGCCACTGCCCATCATCATGGTCACCCTGGAGAACAAGAAGGACCACGTCCTTGACGCCATCGCCTCCGGATGCATCGGGTATGTCCTGCGCCCCTACTCGCTGGAAACATTCGAAAAATACCTAACCCTGGCCCGCCAGCTCGACAACTATCCGGAGATCGAGGAACTGGAACTGCAGGAAGCTAAGGACATGGTCAGCCGCGGCGACTTCGACGACGCCATCGAGGCCTTCGAGGAACTTATTTCCTACCAGGACGAAGCCCAGAAATACTACGACATGGGCTGCAAATTTCTCATCCAGCAGAAATACGGAAAGGCCATCGTCTCCTTCAAGAAAGCGGTCAAAATCAATGACCTCTTTGCCGAGGCGTACAAGGGCCTGGCCGATGCATACAAGGGCAAGGGCGACAACGATTCCTGCAAGTACTACCTAAAGAAGGCCGCGGACGTATACGCGCAGTTCGACCGGCTGGAGGAAACAAAGGAAGTCTTCATCGAAATCCTCAAGTATGATTCGGATGTACCCAACCCCTTCAACTCCCTCGGCGTCAAACTGCGCAAGCATGGCGATTACCCGGGGGCGCTGCACGCTTACAAGCAGGCCCTGGAGCTGACGCCGCACGACGAAAATATCTACTACAACATGGGCAAGGCCTACTACTTCATGGGCAAAAAGGAGGAGGCGGCAGACAATGCAGACCTCGCCCTACGCCTCAACGCCAACTTCACCGAGGCCGCCAAGCTCTACCAAAGGGTTCACGGGCGACCTTGGGCGCCGGCCGCGGGCAAACCAGCCCCGCCGCGACCGGCAGACTCCACCGGCCCGAAGTCCGCAAAGGATATCTGA
- a CDS encoding HD domain-containing protein codes for MHALLEAHKKQFLGFAESHYGESEKDDYNIRLKIEHTFRVLAIAESLCESAPLSQEQEQAALLAALYHDLGRFPQYRRFKTFNDRLSANHAVLGIKTLNKTQFIAGLAPDVRRMVYGAVRMHNMKGLPSSTPPSLKTVCNIVRDSDKLDIIPVMLAHLCDENPNNVVVMDAEYHATNYTPAILEELRLGQVGDYRKLKWTNDFKLLVSSWVFDLNFPKSYSILDSKGYIGQIFNTLPDNETFRELRRQLELHVENRII; via the coding sequence ATGCACGCCCTGCTGGAGGCGCACAAAAAGCAGTTTCTCGGCTTTGCGGAATCCCATTACGGTGAATCCGAAAAGGACGACTACAACATTCGGCTCAAAATCGAGCATACCTTCCGGGTGCTGGCAATAGCGGAATCCCTCTGCGAATCGGCCCCGCTAAGCCAAGAACAGGAACAGGCGGCCCTGTTGGCCGCACTCTACCATGATCTGGGCCGCTTTCCGCAATACCGCCGTTTCAAGACATTCAATGACAGACTTTCCGCCAACCATGCAGTCCTGGGCATCAAAACCCTGAACAAAACACAATTCATTGCCGGGTTGGCCCCGGATGTGCGCCGCATGGTCTATGGCGCCGTGCGCATGCACAATATGAAGGGACTTCCGTCCTCCACTCCCCCTTCCCTGAAAACCGTCTGCAACATCGTCCGCGACAGCGACAAACTCGACATCATTCCGGTCATGCTCGCACATCTTTGCGATGAAAATCCAAACAATGTCGTGGTCATGGATGCCGAATACCACGCGACCAACTATACTCCGGCCATTCTGGAGGAATTGCGCCTCGGTCAGGTGGGGGATTACCGCAAGCTCAAATGGACCAATGACTTCAAACTTCTTGTCAGCAGTTGGGTATTTGACCTCAACTTTCCGAAATCATATAGTATCTTGGATTCCAAGGGATATATCGGACAAATTTTCAACACGCTTCCGGACAATGAGACCTTTCGGGAACTCAGACGTCAGCTTGAGCTTCATGTGGAGAACCGGATAATATAA
- a CDS encoding SHOCT domain-containing protein, translating to MHSFFSRFSAGLQDFFSQPEWRLWPFGPGYGDTLLPSLARLLFAAAILGAILLFLRLLFGPKGIWRDKELEAEAEQERLAEIAELERQRENNEISELEFKTRMRGLK from the coding sequence TTGCATTCCTTTTTTTCCAGGTTCTCTGCGGGACTTCAGGATTTCTTCAGCCAACCCGAATGGAGGCTTTGGCCCTTTGGCCCGGGCTATGGCGACACTTTGCTGCCCTCGCTGGCCCGGCTCCTTTTCGCGGCCGCGATTCTGGGAGCCATCCTGCTTTTCCTGCGCCTGCTCTTCGGCCCCAAGGGAATATGGCGCGACAAGGAGCTCGAGGCCGAGGCCGAACAAGAACGGCTGGCGGAGATCGCGGAATTGGAACGCCAACGAGAAAACAACGAAATCTCGGAACTGGAATTCAAGACCAGAATGCGGGGCCTGAAATAA
- a CDS encoding response regulator, with translation MRILVVEDEYASRKLLTTILADYGQCDSAYDGVGCVELFQKAHEDGQPYDLVCLDIMMPNKDGHQALREIREIEKQQGVRPSEEAKVIMVTALNDPSTVVKAYYKGGVSAYLPKPIEIDTLLTILRDLDLIQ, from the coding sequence ATGAGAATACTTGTTGTGGAAGATGAATATGCCAGCCGGAAGCTCCTGACCACGATCCTTGCCGATTACGGTCAATGCGATTCCGCTTATGACGGAGTCGGCTGCGTCGAGCTTTTTCAGAAGGCCCATGAAGACGGGCAACCCTATGACCTGGTCTGCCTCGATATCATGATGCCCAACAAGGATGGGCATCAGGCCCTTCGCGAAATTCGCGAGATAGAAAAGCAGCAGGGCGTGCGCCCCAGTGAGGAAGCCAAGGTCATCATGGTCACCGCCCTGAATGATCCGTCCACCGTGGTCAAGGCCTACTACAAGGGTGGCGTGAGTGCGTATCTGCCCAAGCCCATTGAAATCGATACACTGTTGACCATTCTTCGGGATCTTGATCTCATTCAGTAG
- a CDS encoding class I SAM-dependent methyltransferase — MPKIRYDLDQPMGKLLELAGNKFGEVCFETVTIGNMSLDILQIKDMPRYIEKLVGSAKPGKSVELPLWAKIWPSCLFLGFFLQQFPFKPEDELLEVGAGVAVIGLVAAKRGLHVTVSDLEDDALLFARINALKNGVEDKMDIAKADFTKDSLGRRFDHIIGCEVLYNEATYEPLADFLVDHLAERADSEVILAMDRKREGRAFFNRAKGTFGIMRKDFSFTDKDSGEEQFINLFRMRRS; from the coding sequence GTGCCCAAGATCAGGTATGATCTGGACCAGCCCATGGGGAAGCTCCTGGAGTTGGCCGGAAACAAGTTTGGTGAGGTTTGTTTTGAAACGGTGACCATCGGCAACATGTCGTTGGATATCCTTCAGATCAAGGACATGCCCAGGTACATCGAGAAGCTGGTGGGCAGCGCCAAGCCCGGGAAGAGTGTCGAACTTCCCCTGTGGGCGAAAATATGGCCGTCCTGTCTTTTCCTCGGCTTCTTCCTGCAGCAGTTTCCTTTCAAGCCCGAGGATGAACTGCTTGAAGTCGGGGCCGGGGTTGCGGTCATCGGTTTGGTCGCCGCCAAGCGCGGTCTTCATGTGACGGTCTCGGACCTGGAAGACGATGCCCTGCTGTTCGCACGCATCAATGCCTTGAAAAACGGCGTTGAAGACAAAATGGACATTGCCAAGGCTGATTTCACCAAAGACTCGCTGGGCAGACGTTTCGATCACATCATCGGCTGCGAGGTCCTCTACAATGAAGCCACGTATGAGCCGCTTGCCGATTTTCTGGTGGACCATCTGGCGGAGCGGGCGGACTCCGAAGTAATCTTGGCCATGGACCGCAAGCGTGAGGGCCGAGCCTTTTTCAATCGCGCCAAGGGTACATTCGGCATCATGCGCAAGGATTTCAGTTTTACTGACAAGGATTCCGGCGAAGAGCAGTTCATTAACCTTTTCCGGATGAGAAGGTCCTAG
- a CDS encoding YcaO-like family protein, with amino-acid sequence MIQLRDCCKAYTVDQDKASDPVDTVRRVKALLDSKCDGVLAETDRVDTGRLGIPVFVSKCGPRAAEVMPTRKQMGKGASPEQAEASALMELVERYSYFSFWAEDANFEEMTWSQAKAKWPEQLMGIGQIMRSVEDDLPPGQAERLMDLVRWKFHPAFNLVSEREEYVPLDWFKKLNEFNGSSAGNTFEESIFQGGCELVERHVCALIDRNRPELPTIDLDACDDPVFQRLVRCFRENGINLILKDFSSGFPVPTIGAVAWDQKTFPALSEIVFTAGTAASPVKAAARALTEVAQLAGDFETSRVYEASGLSKFTSLDQIEWLKAGPVVSLDSLPSVEDSNILNELKAFAGGLLDKGFAAYSVDTSHPELGVTANYNFVPGFDFRERTPHRSIGLFVGRILAEESAFDEALEGLDVLEDVYPDAYFIPFFRGLLALRMQDPVFAELMFEEAEPLQPADQERALTAFYRAYALSLQEDTDWNGLIGHLDRAVSLDGEVKEFFNLRGVAHFKSGRYGDAARDFQESLNIDSGSPEDLANLGLCHKFMGNRDEAVDYLGAALKLDPSLGYAREHYRELME; translated from the coding sequence ATGATACAGCTACGGGATTGCTGCAAGGCGTATACGGTGGATCAGGACAAGGCGTCCGATCCGGTGGATACGGTCAGACGGGTCAAGGCGCTTCTGGATTCCAAATGCGACGGCGTGCTGGCCGAAACGGACCGGGTGGATACCGGAAGGCTCGGCATTCCGGTGTTTGTCAGCAAATGTGGGCCGCGCGCCGCAGAGGTCATGCCCACGCGCAAGCAGATGGGCAAGGGCGCTTCTCCCGAGCAGGCCGAGGCCTCCGCGCTCATGGAGCTGGTGGAGCGATACAGTTATTTCAGCTTCTGGGCCGAAGACGCCAATTTCGAGGAGATGACCTGGAGCCAAGCCAAGGCCAAATGGCCGGAGCAGCTTATGGGTATCGGCCAGATCATGCGTTCCGTGGAAGATGATTTGCCACCGGGACAGGCTGAACGGCTCATGGACCTTGTACGCTGGAAGTTCCACCCGGCCTTCAATCTTGTCAGCGAGCGGGAAGAATATGTGCCGCTGGATTGGTTCAAGAAGTTGAATGAGTTCAACGGGTCTTCCGCCGGGAATACCTTTGAGGAATCCATATTTCAGGGGGGCTGCGAATTGGTGGAACGCCATGTTTGCGCCCTGATCGATCGCAACCGTCCGGAATTGCCCACCATTGACCTCGATGCCTGCGACGATCCGGTCTTTCAACGGTTGGTCCGTTGTTTCCGGGAAAACGGCATCAACCTTATTCTCAAGGATTTTTCGTCTGGGTTTCCCGTGCCCACCATTGGGGCCGTTGCCTGGGACCAGAAAACTTTCCCGGCGCTGAGCGAGATCGTGTTCACTGCGGGAACAGCCGCTTCGCCCGTCAAGGCTGCGGCCCGGGCGTTGACCGAGGTTGCCCAGTTGGCCGGTGATTTCGAGACTAGCAGGGTTTATGAGGCCTCCGGGCTTTCCAAGTTCACCTCGCTGGATCAGATCGAATGGCTGAAGGCGGGGCCGGTTGTGAGCCTGGATTCGCTTCCCTCGGTGGAGGACAGTAATATCCTCAACGAACTGAAGGCCTTTGCTGGCGGATTGCTGGATAAGGGATTCGCCGCGTACAGCGTCGACACCAGCCATCCCGAGCTGGGAGTGACCGCCAACTACAACTTCGTGCCCGGTTTTGATTTTCGGGAGCGCACTCCGCATCGGAGCATAGGGCTTTTCGTTGGTCGTATTCTGGCCGAGGAATCCGCTTTTGACGAGGCGTTGGAAGGCCTTGACGTTCTGGAGGACGTCTATCCGGACGCCTATTTTATTCCTTTTTTCCGGGGGCTGCTGGCCTTGCGCATGCAGGATCCCGTGTTTGCGGAACTCATGTTCGAGGAGGCCGAGCCCTTGCAGCCGGCCGACCAGGAGAGGGCGCTGACCGCCTTTTATCGTGCCTATGCTCTTTCTCTGCAGGAGGATACGGATTGGAACGGCCTGATTGGGCATCTCGACAGGGCCGTGTCCCTGGATGGCGAGGTGAAGGAGTTCTTCAACCTTCGCGGGGTGGCGCATTTCAAGTCCGGAAGGTATGGCGATGCCGCACGTGATTTTCAGGAGTCGTTGAATATCGACAGCGGATCCCCCGAGGATCTCGCCAACCTCGGCCTGTGCCACAAGTTCATGGGCAATCGCGATGAGGCGGTGGATTACCTGGGGGCAGCGCTCAAGCTGGATCCGTCTCTGGGCTATGCCCGCGAACATTACCGGGAACTGATGGAATAG